GTACAGGAAGCTTCTCTGCTGGGGGGGGTGCAGCGGGCCAGGAGGAGCAGGCAGCCGCCTCCCTGCGGGGCCCTAAGATCTGTCCTCCCCCGTGGTAGGAGCCCGGGGTAGAGCGTGTGCTCCGAGACCTGCGCATCTTCCGGATCTTTGAGGGGACGAATGACATTCTCCGGCTCTTTGTGGCTCTGCAAGGCTGTATGGTGAGAAGGAACAGAActggggggaggagggcgggAGGACAGAGTCCAGACTGTGGGACCCTCCTTCCCCACAGGACAAAGGAAAGGAACTCTCTGGGCTGGGCAATGCTCTCAAGAATCCTTTTGGGAATGCCGGCCTCCTGCTGGGAGAGGCCAGCAAACAGCTGAGGCGGTAAGCTTGGGGCTGCGCttggggccggggcggggccgaggATGGCAACTAACCCGTCCCCCTGCCGCTTCCTCTAAggcgggcagggctgggcagtggCCTGAGTCTCAGCGGCATCATCCACCCAGAATTGAGTCGGAGCGGCCAGCTGGTAAGTCAGTCTAGTCAAGGTCAGGGGACAGCCCGCATCCGGGGTCAAGGGCTGCGGAGGTTGGCCGTTCTCTGAGCCCCGGGCAccttccccacctcctcaggCAGTTCAGGCTCTGGAGCAGTTTGCCACCGTGGTGGAGGTGAAGCTGATAAAACACAAGAAGGAGATTGTCAGTGAgtgagcccccctccccacccctgctccttttcctctccctccaccaACGCCCCCCCACCCACCCGATGCCATCTACCTGACAGATGAACAGTTCGTGCTGCAGCGCCTGGCAGATAGTGCCATTGACCTCTACGCCATGGTGGTGGTTCTGTCCAGGTGAGGCGGCAGCGGCGGTGTGGGAGGCGCGAGCTGCAGGGGGGCCCCGGGCCAGGGTCATAGCCCAGACTTTCCGTCTCCCGCTTCCCATCAGGGCCTCCAGGTCCCTGAGTGAGGGCCAGTCCACAGCCCAGCACGAGAAAATGCTCTGCGACAGCTGGTGCATCGAGGTGAGTCCCCAGGTTCccaagcctgggggtggggggctgctcaAGGCACAGGCCTGAACCCCGCCCTCcgtcccctccccaggctgcagcCCGGATCCGGGAGAACATGGCTGCTCTGCAGTCTGACCCGCAGCAGCAGGAGCTCTTCCGTAACTTCAAAAGCATCTCCAAGGCCTTGATAGAGCGGGGTGGCGTGGTCACCAGCAACCCCCTTGGAGTCTGAATACTCCCGACCAGAGCCTGGCCCAGAATGTGCCTTCTCTCAAGCCAAAGCCCAGGCCCCTTTCCTGCCCGTCCCGGTTCTGCCTTCAAAGGGGCCTCGGCTCAGAACGGTGCCTGCTCTCGGAGGGCGTGCTTACTGCCTCCCAAATAAAAAGTCTCTCTCAGGTCCTGCTCTGCTGCCGTCTGTCCGTCCTCTCCCTcgcctgcctccctcccaaaAAAAGGAGCCAGAGGCGTGGGGAGTTTTCCCCTATTGCTTTATTTGGTGTTTTATacaaatgactaaaataaataaagttaacaaAAGCAGCTACACGGCCCCCAAATACCCAATACCCCAGCTTCCTCTGCTGTCTAGGGTAACCGAGCCCCTTCCAGTTCCCAGGGTACCGCTGactgcccgccccccaccctgcaCGGGACCACTGACGGGGTGCACGGAGTAGGAGGTCACATTTTGGGCTTAGAAGAAGGGGCCTAAGAGGAGGTACAAAGTCTTCATATAAAAGAGAAGATGTCTACTAAAAAAATAGTCCAAAAATGTAAGAAAGTCTATTTCAGCCCCCCAAAAGGCTTACAAAAAACATTAAAgctaaaaataaccaaatgtcCCTGCTGCCCcctgagggaaggggaggaacCAGGCACTGCTGGTAGAGTCACAGTGGCAGCAGCCTCCCAGCAGGCGGCAGCCCGCAGGACCAAGCTGAGCCCGGGCACCAGAGGAGTACCGAGCACACATGACCCACAAGACACCCAATCACAGGAGGGAGCACCGAGGCCGGCCAGGCtcaggccggagatcgaaccccgCCCCCACCTGGGGCCCTACATAACATCCACAAAGAACTCACTGGGGTTGCCCATGGCCATGTGGAAGCTTTGGCGGCTGGCTGTCAGCTCTGGGGGCACGGAGCCCAGGTCTCTGACTGGAGGGGCCCCCGGAGGCTGCACTGCTGgggggacggggggcggggggggcggcaCCATGACCACCATCATGGGGTTATACGGGAGGGCCACGCCAGGGGGTGGGCCGTAGGGGTGCAGCCCCGGGTGGCCTCGGACATGGGGAGCGCCTCCTGATGAGCCCCTGGAAGGCGGAGGGCCCCCATCACCAGTCCCACCGGATTCCCCGCCCCGCCGAAGGCTGCCGCCCCGGCTGGAGGGCTCGGACTCACTGCCGCTGCCGGATTTGGACTCAGGGGCCCGATCCTCAGGCCTCCCTGTGCGCCCTGCCCCCCCATCGCTTCGTGTGGACCCGCTGCTCCGGCTCCCTGTGGGGGCGAGAGGGGGATGGAGCAACTGAGCCCTCGCCCAGGGGCCCTCGGCCTCCCCGGTCACCTGCGCCCGCACCCCCGGACCCCGGCGGCGACTTACCCTCGCTGTGCTGACTGCTGGCGCTGCCTCCGCCGTAGGTGTAGGACGAGAGCTCGTGGTAGGGTGGGGGCTGAGGACTGTACGGGTGCGGGGCGGGGTACTGATAGGAGAAGGTGGGCAGCAGGGGCCAGGGGGTGGCCCCAGGCAGAGGAGCCAAGGTGTCCTGATCCGAGGCACCACTGGAGCCATCGTTGTCGTTCAGCGACAGGTTGACCAGGTCTGGGAGCCAAAGGCAGAGGATGAGACTTGCTGCTATGAGAAGCCAGGACCCCAAGACATCGAATGAAGAGGAACCAGAAGCCATTACCCCACAACCATCCATGACGCGGGTTAAAACGAGGATGTCTAGGGAGTTGCCCTggctggtgcagtgagttaaggatccggcctctGCCACGctttgggtttgacccctggccccggaacttccagaTGTGtggccaaacacacacaaaactccCAAGGGCTTCTGACAGGGAATTTCCCCCTGCTACAGCCATCGGGGTAAGAACTCAGCCAGAGACCCAGTGCAAGTCCcacatgcctctttttttttccctgtctttccgctttttctagggccactcccgcgacacatggaggttcccaggctaggggtccaatcggagctgtagccgccggcctacaccacagccacagccacgccagatccaagccgcgtctgcaacctacaccacagctcacggccacgctaggtccttaacccactgagcaaggccagggatcgaacccgcaacctcatggttcctagtcggattcgttaaccactgagccatgacaggaactcccaagtcccACGTGCTTTCATGAGACTCAGTAAAagctccacacacacacccccgcccccccgcccccagcaggcaGACAAAACTCAGCTTGTCCACAGAACGCAGGTGCACGTCGGCCCCCAGGGGCGTCAGCAGCCAGGGCAGGAGGCGCACTGCTCTGAGCCCTGGTGGCCCCAGCTGGTTTCTGGGGTCGGAGAGGCAGGATGAGGCAGCCAGAGCCACgctccctgggccagggcagggacactCACAACTCTCACAGCCGCCGCTGAGGTCTCCGAAGACGTAATAGCACTGCTCGGAGAAGGTGATCTTGTTCACCGTGTGCCGGATGAGGCCCGCCTTGAGCAGCCCGCTGGCGTACTTCCGGGCCTCGCGCCGCTCCGGAAAGCCCTCCACGTGATGGTAGAGCCAGTCGACCACGTCCGAGCCTGCGTGGCCCAGGGCAGAGAGGCCTCAGATCGCCTCCTCAGCCCCTGCCTGGGCCCTCCCCAGCCTTGGccacctcttccttctcctcgTCCCCGGGACACCAcctgcccagggcccagccaTACCCAGAAAGGCATTAGGGATGGTGATCTTGAGCCACATGCGGTCTCGAACTTCCAGTCCAGACTCGGGAGCTGCCATGGCCTTGGTCACAGACGCCATGTCCGTATGGATGGAGAGGCCCCGGCCCTCACAGCCTGACAGAGGAGAGACGGGGAGATCAGGGGCACGGCCCACTCCCAGGGAACAGTGGGGTCACACcgtgccgggggtggggtggggggggttctGGGGGCGCACCGTCAGGAAGAGAGGACCCAGATGTGATGGTGCTCATGGATGAGGAGCCCGGATAGGCTGGGAAGGTGCCGGTCAGCGCAGCAGAGTGTGAGACCCAGGCGGCAGGGTCGATCGGCTGGATGGGCTCATCTGGGTTGGAGAAGGCCACCCAGACGGTCACGTCCAGGTCCCGGCGAGCCGGCCCTGGCCCTCCCTGGCTCACAACGCCTGTCCCACTGTGGActgacacccccccacacccccgcccccagccacccACGCCCCGTGGCCTGGAGACCGAGGACACGCCGCCACACCCTGTCCTCCCGCTGCAGGCCTCCTGGGCAGCACTCACTTCGTGGCAGAGTGAAATAGGCCTGGGGAGAGGGGTCCCAGCACTTGGCCACGGTCAGCACGATGGGGCTGCGGGCAAGAGGAGGCCCAGTCAAGCGGGCATGAGGGGAGAGGCCTCAGGAAGCAGGAGGCCTGGAATGGGTGCGAGACAGAAAGCGGGAAAGACACGGCAGACACCGCCGGGCCAGAGGGTTGAGCGGGGAAGGCTCCCCAATGTGGGTGACTCACCACCACGGGCACCTCTAAAAATTGTACCGCTGAGTAATTCAAGAGACCCGGTCCCGCTCAGAGCAAGTCCCAGAACAGGGACAACTAAACTGTGCTGTTGAAAGGTACGTGCAAGGGCGGTGCAACAACCAAGCAAACTGAAGCTTTGCTGTGTCCTGCTGCTCTGGTGACGACCAACGAATCAGGAGTGCAGTCacctctggggtgggaggagggagggagcgggaaGGGACGCTTCGGGGCTCTGCGGGGGTCGGCAGCTTCTAGCTCACGACCTAGGCGGTAGAGACACGGCGCCCTTCCACGCCACAACCACTCGTTACGTGCGTGACACCTgatgtactttttttgtttggttgtgtttttggctgggcccatggcatgcggaagttcctgggccagggatcgaccctgggccacagccgtgacaacatgggatcctcgACCCACTAGGCCCCTTGGAAACTCCCTCTTTAGGGATCTTCTGAGGGCCTTACACAtcaccactttttaaaataagagagaaaaaacgCAGAGAAAGGGGGCTGAGGACCCAGGGCCAGCTCGGAGGCTCACCCGGGCTTGTGCACGATGTCCCTCAGCACCCGCACCGCGTCATCGTTGCTCATGTTCTCGAAGTTCATGTCGTTCACCTGCCGGGAGGGGCAGGGATCAGAAGCGGGGGAGGGGCCCGGGCCCgggcagaagggaggggaggtcccccgccgccgccgccgccgcagggCAGCCCACCTGCAAAAGCATGTCCCCAGGCTCGATGCGCCCGTCGGCGGCCACAGCGCCCCCCTTCATGATGGAGCCGATGTAGATGCCACCGTCTCCCCGCTCGTTGCTTTGGCCCACGATGGAGATGCCCAGGAAGTTGTACTTCTCTGTGAACGGAGGCCAGGtgatgagggggtgggggggtgggggggagccccGACCTCCCAGCGGGCGCCCCCCACCCCTAGGCCCCCCCCCTTCGTACCCATGTTGAGCGTGACGGTGATGATGTTGAGAGACATGGTGGAGTCGGTGACGCTGCTGAAGGACGAGGTCTGCGgcggggggaagggggaaggagctGGACCGCCTTCCACCACCCACCGCGACAGGCACGAGGACCCCTTTAAGCCGACGCCTGTGCCCCGACTTCCCCGAGAAGCCCCTCACCCTCTCCAGGCGGGGGGGCCGCTGCTTCCGCCGCCGCCGGTGCCGCTTGAGGAGGCGGGAGGCGCTGCTCTGCTCCGTGGAGCTGCTGAACCTgccgggggaaggggggggggggttcggGCGAGGAGCCCGCCAGGTGGCGGTCACGGGACCGAAGGGATGGGCAGGCCGGCGGGCGGCCCCGGGGAGGGCTGGGAGCCCTACCTGCTCAAGGTGTCGTCCTCGTCCGAGTCCCCCAGGCTGGTGCTCTCCAGCTCGCTGGTCAGGAGGGTGGAGGAGCTCTCATACCCGGCCAGGTGGCGCTCCAGCCGCGAGGGGCCGCTGGGCCTGTGGCCTCCAGCTGCGGAGGACCGGGAAGCTCAGGCGGCAGGCCTGGCGCGCTCCGCGCCTGCCCTCGGGGCCCCGGGGCTGAGCCaaccctccccagctcccaggccGGCCAGCCTGCGGGCCTGGCCCCCTCACCGCCGTGCTCACTGCTGTCTCGCCTGCGAGGCCGCTCCCGCCTCAGAGACACAACTGACTCTGTTTCCGTCTCGGGCTCCAGATTCTCCCGGCTGCTGGACACGTTAGGGCTAGACGGGCAGACAGGGTTTCCAACCCACATCAGCGGGACAGGGCTCTGAGACTTTGGCTTCCCCTCCCAGGGGCTTGGattccgcccccaccccacccccccgcacaCCCCCGACTCAAGAACCCCAAGGACTCACTGGAAGGATGGAGGCCTGGAGTCCCCAATGCCACTGGTCCTCTCTGGAGGCAAAGGGGGTAacggtgggggtggaggtgccAGGTCTGTCCGAGGTTCATGGGCCGGGGGGGCCATCTCAGGTTGGGGGTTATCTGATGACACCAGCTAGAACGGtgcaagtgatttaaaaaaaaaaaaaaaaaaggctcaatgGGGAAGTGAGGCATAGGAGATGGAATCAAGAGAAAGGACTAGAAAAGGAGACAGCGCCTGAGCGAGCctggagaaaagcacaaaaaagaaGTAGTAGCCCTAGAGGCTCCAGAAGGAGAAGGCGGAGGGGTTCCACTGGCTGGCTCTCCAAACAGGTAC
The Phacochoerus africanus isolate WHEZ1 chromosome 14, ROS_Pafr_v1, whole genome shotgun sequence DNA segment above includes these coding regions:
- the DVL2 gene encoding segment polarity protein dishevelled homolog DVL-2 isoform X1; this encodes MAGSGAGGGGVGETKVIYHLDEEETPYLVKIPVPAERITLGDFKSVLQRPAGAKYFFKSMDQDFGVVKEEISDDNARLPCFNGRVVSWLVSSDNPQPEMAPPAHEPRTDLAPPPPPLPPLPPERTSGIGDSRPPSFHPNVSSSRENLEPETETESVVSLRRERPRRRDSSEHGAGGHRPSGPSRLERHLAGYESSSTLLTSELESTSLGDSDEDDTLSRFSSSTEQSSASRLLKRHRRRRKQRPPRLERTSSFSSVTDSTMSLNIITVTLNMEKYNFLGISIVGQSNERGDGGIYIGSIMKGGAVAADGRIEPGDMLLQVNDMNFENMSNDDAVRVLRDIVHKPGPIVLTVAKCWDPSPQAYFTLPRNEPIQPIDPAAWVSHSAALTGTFPAYPGSSSMSTITSGSSLPDGCEGRGLSIHTDMASVTKAMAAPESGLEVRDRMWLKITIPNAFLGSDVVDWLYHHVEGFPERREARKYASGLLKAGLIRHTVNKITFSEQCYYVFGDLSGGCESYLVNLSLNDNDGSSGASDQDTLAPLPGATPWPLLPTFSYQYPAPHPYSPQPPPYHELSSYTYGGGSASSQHSEGSRSSGSTRSDGGAGRTGRPEDRAPESKSGSGSESEPSSRGGSLRRGGESGGTGDGGPPPSRGSSGGAPHVRGHPGLHPYGPPPGVALPYNPMMVVMVPPPPPPVPPAVQPPGAPPVRDLGSVPPELTASRQSFHMAMGNPSEFFVDVM
- the DVL2 gene encoding segment polarity protein dishevelled homolog DVL-2 isoform X2, which codes for MAGSGAGGGGVGETKVIYHLDEEETPYLVKIPVPAERITLGDFKSVLQRPAGAKYFFKSMDQDFGVVKEEISDDNARLPCFNGRVVSWLVSSDNPQPEMAPPAHEPRTDLAPPPPPLPPLPPERTSGIGDSRPPSFHPNVSSSRENLEPETETESVVSLRRERPRRRDSTGGHRPSGPSRLERHLAGYESSSTLLTSELESTSLGDSDEDDTLSRFSSSTEQSSASRLLKRHRRRRKQRPPRLERTSSFSSVTDSTMSLNIITVTLNMEKYNFLGISIVGQSNERGDGGIYIGSIMKGGAVAADGRIEPGDMLLQVNDMNFENMSNDDAVRVLRDIVHKPGPIVLTVAKCWDPSPQAYFTLPRNEPIQPIDPAAWVSHSAALTGTFPAYPGSSSMSTITSGSSLPDGCEGRGLSIHTDMASVTKAMAAPESGLEVRDRMWLKITIPNAFLGSDVVDWLYHHVEGFPERREARKYASGLLKAGLIRHTVNKITFSEQCYYVFGDLSGGCESYLVNLSLNDNDGSSGASDQDTLAPLPGATPWPLLPTFSYQYPAPHPYSPQPPPYHELSSYTYGGGSASSQHSEGSRSSGSTRSDGGAGRTGRPEDRAPESKSGSGSESEPSSRGGSLRRGGESGGTGDGGPPPSRGSSGGAPHVRGHPGLHPYGPPPGVALPYNPMMVVMVPPPPPPVPPAVQPPGAPPVRDLGSVPPELTASRQSFHMAMGNPSEFFVDVM